Proteins from a genomic interval of Rosa chinensis cultivar Old Blush chromosome 2, RchiOBHm-V2, whole genome shotgun sequence:
- the LOC112186913 gene encoding protein HIGH CHLOROPHYLL FLUORESCENCE PHENOTYPE 173, chloroplastic: MTTAARAISSNSLSNSPNHYQWCSQTSWRSIALPIPKPSCQNLTIATRNRSSSVIPRASGDSSPEPENEGSKNIKTKTKTKTVGGTSPASDEKKSEVVSEVLTEKEQKQKQQRRLELEDVNPVGLGRRSRQLFDEVWRKFSGLGQISRTSLPDERDALDALLIREGPMCEFVIPGAQNTTVLVVGATSKIGRIVVRKLMLRGYTVKALVRKADQEVVDMLPRSVEIVIGDVGEPDSLRAAVQGCNKIIYCATARSTISGDLYRVDNRGVYNLTKAFQDYNNKLAQLRAGKSSKSKLTLAKFKNPESVNGWEVYKGTYFQDVVASKYDGGMDAKFEFTFTGDAVFSGYVFTRGGYVELSTKLSLPLGSTLDRYEGLVLSVGGNGRAYILILEAGPLADTSQSKLYFARFNTKAGFCRVRVPFSSFRPVKPDDPPLDPFLVHTLTIRFEPRRQKAVEARPGEKQDPRSFKLILEYIKALPAGQETDFILVSCTGSGIEPNRREQVLKAKRAGEDSLRRSGVGYTIIRPGPLKEEPGGQRALIFDQGNRISQGISCADVADICVKALHDSTARNKSFDVCYEYVADQGKELYELVAHLPDKANNYLTPALSALEKNT; encoded by the exons ATGACTACTGCCGCTAGAGCCATTAGTAGCAACAGCTTGAGCAATAGTCCTAACCATTACCAGTGGTGCAGTCAGACATCTTGGAGATCCATTGCGCTGCCAATCCCGAAACCCAGTTGCCAGAACTTGACAATCGCCACCAGGAACCGATCATCGTCCGTGATTCCTAGAGCCTCTGGGGATTCCTCACCGGAGCCGGAAAATGAAGGAAGCAAGAATATCAAGACCAAGACCAAGACCAAAACAGTTGGTGGAACTAGTCCTGCTTCTGATGAGAAGAAGAGTGAGGTTGTTAGTGAAGTGCTGACAGAGAAAgagcagaagcagaagcagcagAGGAGGCTGGAGCTGGAAGACGTGAACCCTGTTGGGCTGGGTCGGAGATCACGCCAGTTGTTTGATGAAGTGTGGCGCAAGTTTTCTGGGCTGGGGCAGATCTCAAGGACTAGCTTACCCGATGAAAGAGACGCCCTTGATGCCCTTCTCATCAGGGAGGGTCCCATGTGCGAGTTTGTTATTCCCGGAGCCCAAAACACCACGGTTTTGGTAGTCGGAGCTACGTCTAAGATCGGCCGGATAGTTGTCCGCAAGCTTATGCTCAGAGGCTACACGGTTAag GCTCTGGTGAGGAAGGCGGATCAGGAAGTGGTGGACATGTTGCCGAGGTCGGTGGAGATTGTGATTGGGGATGTGGGTGAGCCGGATAGTCTAAGAGCCGCCGTACAGGGCTGCAACAAGATCATATACTGTGCAACTGCACGGTCTACGATTAGTGGAGACCTCTACAGGGTTGATAATAGAGGAGTCTACAACCTCACCAAAGCATTTCAG GACTATAACAACAAACTTGCGCAATTACGAGCAGGAAAAAGTAGCAAAAGCAAGCTCACGCTTGCTAAGTTCAAGAATCCGGAGTCAGTAAATGGATGGGAAGTTTATAAGGGGACTTATTTCCAGGATGTGGTTGCTTCCAAGTATGATGGAGGCATGGATGCTAAATTCGAATTCACTTTTACTGGAGATGCCGTTTTCTCAG GATATGTTTTCACTAGGGGAGGGTATGTTGAACTATCAACAAAGCTTTCACTTCCTTTGGGAAGCACTCTTGACAG GTATGAAGGTCTGGTTCTTTCTGTTGGTGGGAATGGAAGGGCTTATATATTAATTCTTGAAGCTGGTCCTTTAGCAGATACATCTCAAAGTAAACTATATTTTGCAAGATTTAACACAAAAGCGGGATTTTGTAGG GTCAGGGTACCATTTTCATCCTTCAGGCCAGTGAAACCTGATGATCCGCCATTGGATCCATTCCTTGTACATACATTAACTATACGTTTTGAGCCCAGAAGACAG AAAGCTGTTGAAGCACGCCCAGGAGAGAAGCAAGACCCCAGAAGCTTTAAGCTTATATTGGAGTACATCAAAGCTTTACCt GCCGGTCAAGAAACTGACTTCATTCTAGTTTCATGTACGGGATCAGGAATAGAACCTAACAGAAGGGAGCAAGTTCTTAAAGCCAAGAGG GCTGGGGAAGATTCATTGCGAAGATCAGGAGTTGGATACACAATTATTCGACCTGGTCCCCTAAAG GAAGAACCTGGCGGACAACGTGCTCTCATATTTGATCAAGGAAACAGGATTTCTCAG GGGATCAGCTGTGCTGATGTAgctgatatctgtgtgaaagcATTGCATGATTCAACCGCAAGGAACAAAAGCTTTGAT GTATGTTATGAATATGTGGCTGATCAAGGGAAGGAACTCTATGAGCTG GTTGCACATTTGCCGGACAAAGCCAATAATTATCTGACTCCAGCACTATCAGCTCTAGAGAAGAACACCTGA
- the LOC112186914 gene encoding uncharacterized protein LOC112186914, whose translation MLIYGSTTPILLNTINTNNKKANGIIIRSTSQFARASRSCIVATAGLLATAAVLASAASIGLAIESPEQGDTLANIPQTLSGECILPKDCKKARIQKPKSRKAESCTIKCVTTCIRGGEGSPGEGPFNVRRPIVVFKQGFRSRQYCLVECSDICNLIRDGDDGP comes from the exons ATGCTAATTTATGGCTCAACTACTCCAATTCTACTTAATACAATCAACACCAACAACAAGAAGGCTAATGGCATCATCATCAGAAGCACTTCCCAGTTTGCAAGAGCAAGCAGAAGTTGCATTGTAGCAACTGCAGGGTTGCTTGCAACTGCTGCAGTGTTAGCTTCAGCTGCATCAATAGGTCTTGCAATCGAGTCCCCTGAACAAGGTGATACTCTAGCCAACATACCGCAGACGCTATCCGGTGAGTGCATTTTACCCAAGGATTGCAAGAAAGCTCGGATTCAAAAGCCGAAATCAAGAAAAGCGGAGTCTTGCACAATCAAGTGTGTAACTACTTGTATCAGGGGCGGCGAGGGATCACCCGGTGAAGGCCCCTTCAATGTCAGAAG ACCTATAGTTGTTTTCAAGCAAGGCTTCCGAAGCCGTCAATACTG TTTGGTGGAGTGCTCAGATATATGTAATCTGATTCGAGATGGTGACGATGGGCCTTAA